In the genome of Gloeotrichia echinulata CP02, one region contains:
- the panB gene encoding 3-methyl-2-oxobutanoate hydroxymethyltransferase, with amino-acid sequence MAVTTKQLIQWKQQGRSIVALTAWDYAIAQLLDAAGVDLILVGDSMAVMLGYKTTLPISLDEMLYHAKSVVRGVQRSLIVVDLPFLTYQESIQQAMHSAGRVLKETGAQAVKLEGGYPAMVETIARLVQAGIPVMGHVGLTPQSVHQIGLRQQGKTQEEGERILQEAIALEQAGVFSIVLEHIPADLAKQITETLSIPTIGIGAGSHCDGQVLVTSDVLGLSEKHPPFAKVYTNLRETITKAVQDYVVDVRERKFP; translated from the coding sequence ATGGCAGTTACTACCAAGCAATTAATTCAATGGAAACAACAGGGACGGTCAATTGTAGCGTTGACCGCTTGGGATTATGCGATCGCCCAACTCCTCGATGCAGCCGGGGTAGACTTAATCCTGGTCGGGGACTCTATGGCGGTAATGTTGGGGTATAAAACAACGCTGCCAATTTCTCTGGATGAAATGCTGTACCACGCTAAATCAGTGGTTAGGGGTGTGCAACGGTCATTAATTGTCGTAGATTTACCATTTTTAACGTATCAAGAAAGCATTCAACAAGCGATGCATTCCGCTGGGCGAGTGTTGAAGGAAACCGGGGCGCAAGCTGTGAAGTTAGAGGGTGGCTATCCGGCGATGGTGGAAACTATTGCGCGTTTAGTACAAGCCGGGATTCCTGTCATGGGTCATGTGGGGTTGACGCCCCAATCAGTCCATCAAATCGGTTTGCGACAACAAGGAAAGACCCAGGAAGAGGGCGAGAGGATTTTACAAGAAGCGATCGCCCTGGAACAAGCGGGTGTATTCTCTATAGTGTTAGAGCATATCCCCGCCGATTTGGCAAAACAGATTACAGAAACATTGAGTATTCCTACCATTGGTATCGGCGCAGGTTCTCACTGCGATGGTCAGGTATTAGTTACCTCTGATGTGTTGGGGTTGTCAGAGAAGCACCCGCCATTCGCCAAAGTTTATACCAATCTGCGCGAGACAATTACCAAAGCCGTGCAAGATTATGTAGTAGATGTGCGCGAGCGGAAGTTTCCATAA